One segment of Clostridia bacterium DNA contains the following:
- a CDS encoding 4Fe-4S dicluster domain-containing protein produces the protein MTRKQYAIYVDANRCVNCRACEIACKLENDLPAGPRYIMVTETEISGKDRDTLMFLPIPCMHCGEPACEKACPTGAITKRVEDGIVTVDRKKCIGCRSCLIACPFGVPQFGADGKMQKCQLCLHRLSDGKRTACQQACMAEAILVGTVEEISAYVRQRYASNSRRKMPMVMQWMD, from the coding sequence ATGACGAGGAAACAATATGCCATTTATGTAGATGCAAACCGGTGTGTGAACTGCCGGGCTTGTGAAATAGCATGCAAGCTCGAAAATGACCTGCCGGCCGGGCCGCGATACATCATGGTCACCGAAACGGAAATCAGCGGTAAGGACAGGGATACACTGATGTTCTTGCCCATACCCTGTATGCACTGCGGCGAACCGGCATGTGAGAAAGCCTGCCCTACCGGTGCGATTACGAAAAGGGTAGAGGATGGTATTGTCACCGTGGATCGAAAAAAATGTATCGGTTGCCGGTCCTGTTTAATAGCTTGTCCTTTTGGTGTTCCCCAGTTCGGAGCAGACGGCAAGATGCAGAAATGTCAACTATGCTTGCACCGGCTTTCCGACGGCAAGAGAACAGCATGCCAGCAGGCCTGTATGGCGGAAGCCATCCTGGTAGGTACCGTGGAAGAGATTTCCGCTTACGTGCGTCAAAGATATGCCTCTAACAGCAGGAGAAAAATGCCCATGGTTATGCAGTGGATGGATTAG